The window TCTCGCCACGCTGCTGGCGCTGGGCTATCCGCTGGCAGCGCTGCTCAGCACCTCCGCGCGTCTGCTGCCGGTTTGTGGGCGCATGGAAGTGTTCACCGCCCCAGGCAAACCTACCGTGGTGGTGGATTACGCCCACACGCCGGATGCGCTGGAAAAAGCGCTGGAAGCGGCGCGTCTGCACTGCGCCGGTAAGCTGTGGTGTGTCTTTGGCTGCGGCGGCGATCGCGATAAGGGCAAGCGTCCGCTGATGGGGGCCATTGCTGAGCAGTTCGCCGATATCGCGGTGGTGACCGATGACAACCCGCGTACCGAAGAGCCACGCGCCATCATCAACGATATTCTGGCCGGGATGCTCGATGCCGGGCGCGCCCGTGTTGTCGAGGGTCGCGCCGAAGCGGTGACCAACGCCATCATGCAGGCTGGTGAGAACGACGTGGTGCTGCTGGCCGGTAAAGGCCACGAAGATTATCAGATCGTCGGCGGCAACCGTCTGGACTACTCCGACCGTGTAACCGCAGCGCGTCTGCTGGGAGTGATGGCATGATTAGCGTAACGCTAAGCCAGCTGGTCACTATCCTCGGCGCTGAGGTCAGCGGTGAGCTGACCTTCGATGCGGTGACCACCGACACGCGTAAAATCACGCCCGGCTGCCTGTTTGTGGCCCTGAAGGGCGAGCGTTTTGATGCGCACGATTTTGCCGAACAGGCGAAAGCCGCAGGTGCGGGTGCGCTGCTGGTAAGCCGTAAACTGGATATCGACCTGCCGCAGGCGGTAGTGAAAGATACCCGCCTGGCCTTTGGTCAACTGGCGGCATGGGTTCGCCAGCAGGTTCCGGCCCGCGTTGTGGCGCTGACCGGCTCCTCCGGCAAAACCTCCGTTAAGGAGATGACCGCCGCGATCCTCAGCCAGTGTGGGAACACGCTTTATACCGCAGGCAATCTGAATAACGATATCGGCGTGCCGATGACGCTGCTGCGCCTGACCCGCGAGCACGACTATGCGGTGATCGAGCTGGGTGCAAATCATCAGGGCGAAATCGCCTGGACCGTGAGCCTGACCCAGCCGGAAGCGGCGCTGGTGAATAACCTCGCGGCGGCGCATCTGGAAGGTTTCGGCTCGCTGGAAGGAGTGGCGAAAGCCAAGGGCGAGATCTACACCGGCCTGCCGGTCAATGGAATCGCTATCATGAATGCCGACAACAACGACTGGCTGAACTGGAAAAGCGTCATTGGAGATCGCAAAACCTGGCGCTTCTCACCGAATGCCGCCAACAGCGACTTCACGGCTACCAACGTTCATGTGACTTCCCACGGCACCGAATTTACGCTGCAGACCCCAACGGGGGATGTGGACGTGCTGCTGCCGCTGCCGGGTCGCCATAATATCGCCAATGCCCTGGCCGCCACCGCGCTGGCAATGGCCGTCGGCGCTCCGCTGTCGGCGATCAAAACCGGGCTGGCAAATCTGCAAGCCGTCCCTGGACGCCTGTTCCCGATCCCGCTGGCGGAAAACAAACTGCTGCTGGATGACTCCTATAACGCCAACGTTGGCTCCATGACCGCTGCAGTCCAGGTGCTGTCTGAGATGCCGGGTTATCGTGTGATGGTGGTGGGCGATATGGCCGAGCTGGGCGATGAGAGTGAAGCCTGCCACACCCAGGTGGGTGAAGCGGCGAAAGCCTCCGGTATCGATCGCGTACTGAGCGCGGGTCATCTCAGTAAAAATATCAGCCAGGCCAGCGGCGTCGGTGAGCATTTTGCCGATAAAGCGGCGTTGATCGCCCGCCTTAAGGCCCTGGTCGAAGAACAACAAATTGTGACAGTTTTAGTGAAAGGTTCACGGAGTGCCGCCATGGAAGAGGTTGTGCACGCTTTACAGGAGAACGGGACATGTTAGTTTGGCTGGCCGAACATTTGGTCAAATATTATTCCGGCTTTAACGTCTTTTCCTATCTGACGTTTCGCGCCATCGTCAGCCTGCTGACTGCGCTGTTCATCTCCTTGTGGATGGGCCCGCGCATGATTGCCCGTCTGCAAAAACTCTCTTTCGGTCAGGTCGTGCGTAACGACGGTCCGGAATCACACTTCAGTAAACGCGGCACGCCAACCATGGGCGGCATTATGATCCTCACCGCGATTGTGGTGTCGGTGCTGCTGTGGGCGTATCCGTCAAACCCGTACGTCTGGTGCGTGCTGGTGGTGCTGGTGGGCTATGGCGTGATCGGTTTTGTCGATGATTACCGCAAAGTGGTACGCAAAGACACCAAAGGGCTGATCGCCCGCTGGAAGTATTTCTGGATGTCGGTGATTGCGCTGGGCGTGGCCTTCGCGCTCTATCTGGCTGGCAAAGACACCCCGGCCACCGAGCTGGTGGTGCCGTTCTTTAAGGACGTGATGCCGCAGCTGGGTCTGTTCTATATCCTGCTGGCCTACTTCGTCATTGTCGGTACCGGCAACGCGGTAAACCTGACTGACGGTCTGGATGGCCTGGCAATTATGCCTACGGTCTTCGTCGCGGCGGGCTTTGCCCTCGTGGCCTGGGCGAGCGGCAACATGAACTTCGCCAGCTACCTGCACATTCCTTATCTGCGTCATGCCGGTGAACTGGTGATCGTCTGTACGGCGATTGTCGGCGCGGGCCTGGGCTTCCTGTGGTTTAACACCTACCCGGCGCAGGTCTTTATGGGCGACGTCGGTTCGCTGGCGCTGGGCGGCGCGCTGGGCATTATCGCCGTGCTGCTGCGTCAGGAGTTCCTGCTGGTGATCATGGGTGGCGTATTCGTGGTTGAAACCCTGTCGGTGATCCTGCAGGTAGGCTCCTTCAAGCTGCGCGGACAGCGCATCTTCCGGATGGCGCCTATCCATCACCACTATGAACTGAAAGGCTGGCCGGAACCGCGCGTCATCGTGCGCTTCTGGATTATTTCGCTGATGCTGGTCCTGATTGGCCTGGCAACGCTGAAGGTACGTTAATCATGGCAGATTACCAGGGTAAAAAAGTCGTTATCATCGGGTTGGGCCTCACGGGCCTCTCCTGCGTGGACTTTTTCCTCGCGCGCGGCGTAACCCCGCGCGTAATGGATACGCGTGTCTCTCCGCCTGGTCTGGATAAACTGCCGGAACAGGTTGAACGCCACCTTGGTGGTCTGAATGAAGCGTGGCTGAACGCTGCCGATCTGATTGTCGCCAGCCCGGGCATCGCCCTGGCCCACCCGGCGTTGAGCGCCGCGGCGGATGTGGGCGTTGAGATTGTCGGCGATATTGAACTGTTCTGCCGTGAAGCCCAGGCACCGATTGTGGCCATTACCGGTTCCAACGGTAAAAGTACCGTCACCAGCCTGGTCGGTGAAATGGCGAAAGCGGCAGGCGTCAATGCGGGCGTGGGCGGTAACATCGGCCTGCCAGCGTTGATGCTGCTGGATGCGGCCCGCGAGCTGTACATCCTGGAGCTCTCCAGCTTCCAGCTGGAAACCACCTCTAGCCTGCAGGCAGTGGCGGCGACCATCCTGAACGTGACCGAAGATCATATGGATCGCTATCCGTTTGGTCTGCAGCAGTACCGCGCCGCCAAGCTGCGTATCTATGAAAATGCTCAGGTCTGCGTGGTGAACGCCGATGATGCGCTGACCATGCCGGTACGCGGCGCGGATGAGCGCTGCGTGAGCTTTGGCATCAATATGGGCGACTATCACCTGAACCGTCAGCAGGGTGAAACCTGGCTGCGGGCGAAAGGTGAGAAGGTGCTGAACGTGAAAGAGATGCACCTGACGGGTCAGCATAACTACACCAACGCCCTTGCCGCGCTGGCACTGGCGGATGCCGCCGGCTTGCCGCGTGCGACGAGCCTGAAAGCCCTGACCACCTTTAGCGGTCTGGCGCATCGCTTCCAGCTGGCGCTGGAGCATAACGGCGTGCGCTGGATCAACGACTCAAAAGCCACCAACGTTGGCAGCACCGAAGCAGCGCTGAATGGCCTACAGGTTGACGGCACACTGCATCTGCTGCTGGGCGGCGACGGCAAATCGGCCGATTTCTCTTCGCTGACGCAGTACCTCAGCGGTGACAACGTGCGTCTTTACTGCTTTGGCCGTGACGGTGCTGAACTGGCGGCCCTGCGCCCCGAAGTTGCGGAGCAGACCGACACTATGGAGCAGGCAATGCGGCTGATTGCCCCGCGCGTGAAGCCGGGTGATATGGTGCTGCTTTCTCCGGCCTGCGCCAGCCTCGATCAGTTTAAGAACTTCGAGCAACGCGGCGATCTCTT of the Leclercia sp. AS011 genome contains:
- the murF gene encoding UDP-N-acetylmuramoyl-tripeptide--D-alanyl-D-alanine ligase, with translation MISVTLSQLVTILGAEVSGELTFDAVTTDTRKITPGCLFVALKGERFDAHDFAEQAKAAGAGALLVSRKLDIDLPQAVVKDTRLAFGQLAAWVRQQVPARVVALTGSSGKTSVKEMTAAILSQCGNTLYTAGNLNNDIGVPMTLLRLTREHDYAVIELGANHQGEIAWTVSLTQPEAALVNNLAAAHLEGFGSLEGVAKAKGEIYTGLPVNGIAIMNADNNDWLNWKSVIGDRKTWRFSPNAANSDFTATNVHVTSHGTEFTLQTPTGDVDVLLPLPGRHNIANALAATALAMAVGAPLSAIKTGLANLQAVPGRLFPIPLAENKLLLDDSYNANVGSMTAAVQVLSEMPGYRVMVVGDMAELGDESEACHTQVGEAAKASGIDRVLSAGHLSKNISQASGVGEHFADKAALIARLKALVEEQQIVTVLVKGSRSAAMEEVVHALQENGTC
- the mraY gene encoding phospho-N-acetylmuramoyl-pentapeptide-transferase, with the protein product MLVWLAEHLVKYYSGFNVFSYLTFRAIVSLLTALFISLWMGPRMIARLQKLSFGQVVRNDGPESHFSKRGTPTMGGIMILTAIVVSVLLWAYPSNPYVWCVLVVLVGYGVIGFVDDYRKVVRKDTKGLIARWKYFWMSVIALGVAFALYLAGKDTPATELVVPFFKDVMPQLGLFYILLAYFVIVGTGNAVNLTDGLDGLAIMPTVFVAAGFALVAWASGNMNFASYLHIPYLRHAGELVIVCTAIVGAGLGFLWFNTYPAQVFMGDVGSLALGGALGIIAVLLRQEFLLVIMGGVFVVETLSVILQVGSFKLRGQRIFRMAPIHHHYELKGWPEPRVIVRFWIISLMLVLIGLATLKVR
- the murD gene encoding UDP-N-acetylmuramoyl-L-alanine--D-glutamate ligase; this translates as MADYQGKKVVIIGLGLTGLSCVDFFLARGVTPRVMDTRVSPPGLDKLPEQVERHLGGLNEAWLNAADLIVASPGIALAHPALSAAADVGVEIVGDIELFCREAQAPIVAITGSNGKSTVTSLVGEMAKAAGVNAGVGGNIGLPALMLLDAARELYILELSSFQLETTSSLQAVAATILNVTEDHMDRYPFGLQQYRAAKLRIYENAQVCVVNADDALTMPVRGADERCVSFGINMGDYHLNRQQGETWLRAKGEKVLNVKEMHLTGQHNYTNALAALALADAAGLPRATSLKALTTFSGLAHRFQLALEHNGVRWINDSKATNVGSTEAALNGLQVDGTLHLLLGGDGKSADFSSLTQYLSGDNVRLYCFGRDGAELAALRPEVAEQTDTMEQAMRLIAPRVKPGDMVLLSPACASLDQFKNFEQRGDLFTRLAKELG